The genomic segment TCCGCCGCAACTTCGGCGGGCTGCGCCAGGTGACAGTGGTCAACCCGAAGGGCGGCGCCGGCAAGACGGTGGCGATCCTGCTGCTCGCCATGACGTTCGGCCAGAAACGCGGCGGCTACGTGCTGGCCTGGGACAACAACGAGACCCAGGGCACCCTCGGCATGCGGGCGCAGCAGGACTTCCACGCCCGTACGGTGCGGGACATGCTGCGGGACCTGGCCCAGTTCCAGGGGCCGCACGGCCGGGTCGGCGACCTGTCGCAGTACGTCCGCTCGCAGGGCGAGGGCATGTTCGACGTACTCGCCTCGGACGAGTCCGCGACCGGCGGCGAGATGCTCACCGCCGCCGCGTTCGCGGAGATCCGTGAGGTGGTCAGCCGCTTCTACAAGCTGATCTTCGTGGACACCGGGAACAACGTCCGGGCGCAGAACTGGCAGGCCGCCATGGACGCCACCGACCAGCTCGTGGTGACCATGTCGGCCCGTAACGACTCGGCCGAGACCGCCGCCCGGATGCTCGACCACCTGGAGCAGAGCGGCCGGCAGCGGCTGGTGCGGCAGGCGGTGACGGTGGTCTCGATGCCGCCGTCACGCAAGGAGATCGACCTGCCCGCGATCCAGGCCCACTTCGCGGCGCGGACCCGGGCGGTGCTGCTGGCGCCGTACGAGCGGCTCATCGACACCGGCGAGCCGCTGCGGTACGGGCAGCTCTCCTCCGCCACCCGGGACGCCTGGCTGAAGATCGCCGCGTCGGTGGCGGAAGGGCTGTAGGACGGGCGCGACGGCCGGCCCCCGGATCGGGACCGGCCGTCGCGGCAGTGGTCAGTCGCCGGAGAGCGCGTCTCCGGCGGCCGGGTCGCAGTCGCGGAGGAACTGGGCGCACCGGGCCGCCTCGTCCGCCTCGCCGATCTCCCCCGCGGCGCGGGACAGCACGTAGAGGCAGCGGAGGAAGCCCCGGTTGGGCTTGTGCGACCAGGGCACCGGGCCGTGACCCTTCCAGCCGCTGCGGCGCAGCTGGTCCAGGCCCCGGTGGTAGCCGGTGCGGGCGTACGCGTACGCCGCCACGACCTGACCCGCGGCGAGCGAGCGGCCGGCCAGCGCGGCCCACGCCGCGCTGTGGGTCGGGAATCGGGCCGCGACCTCGGCGTACGCCTCGTCGGTGCCCTGCTCGGCCGCCGCCGCCAGCGCGGCGTCGGCCTCCTCGTGGGCCGGGAGCAGGGTGGCCGGTGGCTCAGGCAACAGGTTCTGCATCGCCCCATTCAACCCGCTTCGCCCACGGGTACGCGAGGGGCCTCGCCCGTACGGTTGGCTGAACGGCTGAGGGTTTCGTCACGCCTGCGGCGGGAGCACACGTACCCGCGGCCCATGCCGCCGCCGTGGTTCTTGCACTACAAATACAGATCCGGAGCCTCCCCAGGACCCGGTTACGCAGGAGCCCGGCGGCGTGCCCGCCGGGCTCCTGTCGTTCCCGCCCCCGGTTTCGGCACTTGCCGCGCGGGGGCAGGATGGCCTGGTGCCGACCCCACCACCCGCGGACGTCATCGAGCCGCACGCGCCCCACGTCAACGAGATCGAGACCCGCACCGCGTTCGAGCAGCGGCTGGCCGGGGGAACCCTGGCCGGTCTGACCGTGCAGGGCCTGCGCCTCGACCTCGACCCCGTACCCGACCTGCGCGGGATCGACGTCACCGGCACGCTCTTCGTGGGCTGCCGGTTCGCCGGCCGCGAGGTGGGCGCGGACCTGGTCCGCCGGGGCGCCAACGTGGTCCCGCCGTTCTCCGGGCTGCCCTACCCGACCCAGCCGTCGCACCTCTACACCGCCGACGAGCTGGCCGCCGGGTTCGCCGAGGGCGGGTTCGCCGAGATGTACGACACCCGGGTGTACGCGCACTTCCGGGCGCACGGCGGCGCGCTGCCGGACGTACGCGAGGCGCTCGGGCAGCGACTGCACGACCACGGCGTGGACAACGCGCTGGCCGACGCCACCCGGTCGTGGCTGGCCGCGCACGGGCCGCAGTCGGTCGTCGGGGTGATGGGCGGGCACGCGGTGCCGCGCGGCAGCGTCGCGTACCGGATGGCCGCCGTGCTGGGCTGGGAGCTGGCGCGGGCCGACCGCCTGGTGGTCACCGGCGGCGGTCCGGGCGTGATGGAGGCGGCGAACCTCGGCGCGTTCCTCGCGGCCTGGCCGGCCGAGGAGCTGTCCGCCGCGATCGACGTGCTCGCCGTCGCGCCGGACTTCACCGACCACGACCGGTACACGGCGGCGGCGCTGGCGGTGCGCAAGCGGTACGCGGACGGTCCGTCGCTGCCCTCGCCCCGCCCGTCGGCACCCGGCGCCGAGTGGGCCCGTTCCGGCGGGCTGGCCATCCCCACCTGGCTGTACGGCCACGAGCCGGCGAACCTGTTCGCGGGCCGGATCGCGAAGTACTTCTCCAACGCCATCCGGGAGGACACGATCCTGCGGCTGGCCCGGGGCGGGATCGTGTTCGCGCCCGGCAAGGCCGGCACCGTGCAGGAGGTGTTCCAGGCGGCCACCAAGACGTTCTACGGCACCGACGGGGCGAGCGGGGCGTACGTGTTCCTGGACCGCACGTACTGGACCACCGAGCTGCCGGTGGAGTCGTTGCTGCGGCCGCTGTTCGCCGCGTCGCCGTTCGGCGACCTGTCGCACACGATCCACCTGACCGACGACGTGCACGACGCCATCCGCCTGCTGGTGCAGTGAAAGGAAGGGCCCCCTCTTAACGCCTCCGGTAGAGGAAGGGCCCCTTGTCAACCATAGTGGTTGACAAGGGGCCCTTCCTTACCCGCGAGGGGTCACTTCATGGTGGTGCCGGTGGAGCGCAGGTGCTCGCAGGCCTCGACCACGCGGGCGGCCATGCCGGCCTCGGCGGCCTTGCCCCAGACGCGCGGGTCGTACATCTTCTTGTTGCCGACCTCGCCGTCGACCTTCAGCACGCCGTCGTAGTTGCGGAACATGTGGTCCGCGACCGGGCGGGTGAAGGTGTACTGGGTGTCGGTGTCGATGTTCATCTTCACCACGCCGTAGTCCAGGGCCTCCCGGATCTCCGACAGTAGCGAGCCGGAGCCGCCGTGGAAGACCAGGCTCAGCGGCTTGTCCTTGCCGTACTTGGCGCCGACCGCCACCTGGATGTCGTGCAGCACCGAGGGGCGCAGCTTGACGTTGCCCGGCTTGTAGACGCCGTGCACGTTGCCGAAGGTCAGCGCCGCCATGTAGCGGCCCTTCTCGCCCAGGCCGAGCGCGTCGACCATGGCCAGGCCGTCCTCGACGGTGGTGTAGAGCTTGTCGTTGATGGCGTTCTCGACGCCGTCCTCCTCGCCGCCGACGACGCCGACCTCGATCTCGAGGACGATCTTGCCCTTGGCGGCCTCGGCGAGCAGCTGCTCGGCGATCTCCAGGTTCTCCGCCACCGGCACGGCCGAGCCGTCCCACATGTGCGACTGGAACAGCGGCTCCTGGCCGGCCTTGACGCGCTCCTGCGAGATGGCCATCAGCGGCCGGACGAACTTGTCCAGCTTGTCCTTCGGGCAGTGGTCGGTGTGCAGCGCGATGTTCACCGGGTACTTCTTGGCGACCTCGTGCGCGTACGCGGCGAACGCCACGGCGCCGGTCACCATGTCCTTCACGGACGGGCCGGACAGGTACTCCGCGCCGCCGGTGGAGACCTGGATGATGCCGTCGCTCTCCGCATCGGCGAAGCCCTTGAGCGCCGCGTTCAGCGTCTGCGAGGAGGTCACGTTGATCGCGGGGTACGCGTACCGGCCGGCCTTGGCCCGGTCCAGCATCTCCGCGTAAGCCTCAGGGGAAGCGATGGGCATGTCGAACGCTCCTTACTTACCGCTCTCGGCCGTGCAGGCCGCTGTCTTCCATGGGTGCGCCGGACCGCGCTGTCCACCGCGGGCAGTATCCCGCAGGAGCGCGAGCGGGGCGCAACCGGCCCGGACGCCGCTCACCGATTCTCCAGCCGGTCCGGTACGACGACGCTGATCAGCCAGCTCACCACCGCGACCACGATGGCGCCCCAGAAGGCGGCCCAGAAGCCGTCCACGTGGAACGGGAGCTTCAGCACGCCGGCGATCCAGTCGGTCAGCATGAACAGCAGCGCGTTCACCACGAGCGCGAACAGACCGAGCGTGAGCAGGTAGAACACGCAGCCGAACACCTTGATGAGCGGCTTGAGCACCGCGTTGACCACGCCGAAGACCAGTGCCACCACGATCAGGGTGAGCACGTTGTTGCCGGTGTTGCGGCCGCTCACCTCCACCCCGGGCACGATCAGCGTCGCGATCCACAACGCGACCGCGGTGATCGCCAGTCGGATCAGGAAGCCCATGGCAACCATCCTGGCACCGGCCGCGCTCCCGGAGCGGGACAATCGCCGACTCCGCGTTCCGCCCGCCACCCAGCGGCGGCCCGGAGCAGCCCGTACGGTGGTGGGGACGATGCCCGCACGGAGATCAGGGAGGGACGATGGGTCAGCCCGACGAGGACTTCGCGCCCAGTGACCACCTCGCCCCGGAGGAGCGGGATCTGGAGGCCGAACCGGCCGACGCGGTGGAGCAGGCCACCACGGTGACCGACGACACCGACGGCGAGCCGCACCGCGGCATGGAGGTCGACGACTGGGACGCCATGGAGCAGGCCCGCGTCGTCACCGCTGACGAGGACGACTACCGCTGACGCGGCGCCGGGTCACCGCAGGGCGGTGGCCCGGGCCGGGTGGGCGGCGGCCCACTCCGCCAGTCGGTCGGCTCGCAGCGCGTCCAGGAACCCGGGGCTGAGTGCCGGGTCCGGCTCGAATCCGTGCCCCTTCTCCTCTGCGATGCGCACCGGAAGACTCAGCGCGACCGGCTCGGCGCCACCGGCCCGGCTGGTCGCGCCCACCAGCGCCGGCAGCGACAGGTCGCCGGTGTCGACCGTGACGGCCGATCCGACCCGCAGGAGCAGCCGGCCGAGTTGTGCCGGGTCCGTCGCCGTGCCCTGCTCCCGAAGCTGGTGGAGCAGGCCGGCGGCGTAGCGCGCCGCGTTGCGGTCGCGGTCCAGTCCGCCGTCGCGCAGGCCGTACCGCTGCCGCAGCAGGTCCACCGCCGCCGCGCCGCCCAGCCGCTGGCACCCGGCCGGGAACCGTCGCTCGGTGTGCACCGAGCGCACCGGCTCCGGCAGGCAGACCGGTACGCCGCCGACCGCGTCGGTCAGCTCCCGTGCCCCCGGGTACGTGAGCACGGCGCCGGCGTCGACGCGTACCCCGGTCAGCCGGGCGACCGCCTGGCGGGTCGTCCGGTAGCCGGCGGCCAGGTCGGTGCCCGCCCCGGGGGCGCGGGAGAAGGTCGCGTTGAGTTGCTCCGACCCTCCGCGCGCCGGTATCGGCACCAGCAGGTCGCGCGGGAGCGACACGAGGTAGAGCCGGCTCCGGTCGGCCGGCACGTGCACCAGCAGGATCGAGTCGGCACGGCGGCTGCCGGCGTCCTGGTCGACGCCGAGCAGCAGCACGTTCAGCGCGCCGCCGGGTTCCGGCTCCGGCGTGGCGTGCAGGGGCGCCGCTGTCGGTGCCGGCGGCCGGGGCGCCATCGCGGTGAAACCGACCAGCGCGACGGCGGCGACCGCCAGCGCGGTGCCGGCCAGGCGTACGCGCCGACGGCGCCGACGGCGCATGACGACCGCCCGGTCGACGGCGGCCCGGACCGGGCCGACGGGCGGGGTGGACTCCTCGAGGCGGGCGAACGCGGCCCGCAGTTCGTCCTCGATCATCAGCAGACCTCCACGAGTTCGGCTCGGAGGGTGGCCAGCGCGCGCGAGATGCTGGACCGGACGGTGCCCACAGCGCAGCCGAGGATTTCGGCGATCTCCCCGTCCGGCAGGTCCTCGTAGTAGCGCAGCACCAGGGCGGCGCGCTGCCGCCGGGGCAATCGGGACAGCCAGGACCGGATCTGGTCCCGGTCGACGGTGGACTGGGCGTGGTCGGCAGCGGCGGGCACCGAGTCGTCGACCTCGCCGCGCAGCAGCACCCGTCGCGCCCACGAGCCGCGCCGCCAGTCGATGAACTGGTTGGTGAGCATGCGGCGCACGTACCGCTCCGGGACGTCGCTGCGAGCCACCCTCCGCCAGTGGAGCTGGACCCGGACCATGGTCTCCTGCACCAGGTCCTGGGCCTGGTGTGGGTCGCCCGTCAGCATGACCGCGTACCGCAGCAGGGCGCCCAGCCGCGCGTCGGCGAACTCCTCGTACGTCACTGCACCTCCCGGTGTCCGATTGATGGACGGTCCCGGGCAGCTGGAACATTGCGGTGGCGCCGATCATCCGTTCGGTCAATATTCATGATGTGGGACAACGCGATCCTTTAAGGAATCTTTAAGCTCCGTGGGCTCCACCTGAACACCCCCACGGGAGGACCCCCACATGCTCAGCAACTCCAGCCGGCGTTGGCTCGCCGGGTTGGGCGTCGCAGGCGCGTTCGTCGCCGCCTCCGCCACCCCCGGCTACGCCGCGGACTCCGAGGTCAAGCTCGGTGTCTTCTTCGGCGACACCACGATCGCCACCGATTCGGACGGCAAGATCGAGTCCAGCACCGTCCACAGCTCGGCCCCGGTCGTGCTGCACGACGTCACCGTCCGCTACGAGCTCACCGGCCTCGCCGGCAAGGTGACTGTCGGCAAGGATGAGGACACCTCCGCCGACTGCACCTCGCCGTCGGCGAACGTGCTCGTGTGCACGTTGCCCTGGGAGGTGGAGGTCGACGAGTGGGGCCACGGCGGGCTCTTCCCGGTGCAGATCAAGGCCACCGACAAGGCCGCGGACGGCGACGCCGGCACGATCAAGGTGACGCTGTCGGCGAACGGCTTCGACGGCGTCTCGCACGAGGCCAAGGTGCGCGTCGGTGAGGGCGTCGACCTGGCGGCCGGCCCGGAAACCACGGTGTCTGCCGCCCCCGGCAAGAGCTTCACCGCGCCGCTGAAGGTGACGAACGTCGGCGAGACCACCGCCAAGGGCGCCGCCGTCATCTTCTACAACGACTACGGCCTGAACTCCACCAAGCACTACAGCAACTGCACGTACGTCGGCGACGAGCTGCGCACCTGCCGGTTCGACGAGGAGCTTCCCGCCGGCGGCACGTTCGGCGCGACGCTGCCGTACGCGCTCGGCGCGGACACCATGGCGCCGGGCTCCCGGTACGGCGAGATCATCTGGATGACGCCGAACGAGTTCGAGGACTTCGAGGGCTACCTCGGCAACTACGACGTGACCATCGGCGAGCCGGGCACCGACGGCAAGCTGACGCTGGCCGAGGCCGCCGGCAAGGCCGCGGCGCGGGGCTTCCAGGCCGACCCCCGGCCGGAGAACAACGGCACGTACCTCGAGGTGAAGGTCACCGGCAACAACAGCACCGACCTGGAGGCGCTCGGCGCCGCCGTGACCGGCAAGGCCGGCGCGACGGTCAAGGCGGCCATCGGTCTGCGCAACAACGGCCCGGCCACCCTGGACTACAGCCGCTCCGGCAGCTCGGTCACGTACCTGACCTTCGACGTGCCGAAGGGCACCACCACGACGGCGGTTCCGGAGAACTGCGCGCCGGTCAAGGGTGACGAGTGGGGTGAGCCCGGCCAGCCGGGTGGGCGTCACTACCGCTGCTACTTCGGCTCGCAGCTGAAGGTCGGCGAGACCGTCACGCTCGACTTCGGCCTGAAGATCGACAAGGTGATCGCCAACGACACCGGCCTCGTGAAGATCAACGTGCCGTGCGAGTGCGACGGTGGCTTCTACCGCGACGTGAAGCCGGCCAACGACACCGCCAAGGTAGTCGTCAACGCGGCGGCGGGTGGCGGCGACGGTGGACAGGGCGGCGGTGACGGCGGCACGCTGCCGATCACCGGTTCCTCCACCGGCCTGATCGCCGGCATCGGCGCGCTGCTGCTCGGTGCCGGCGCGGTCGGCTACGTGCTGACCCGCCGCCGCCGGACCCGCTTCGTAGCCTGACCCGAAGCACCCCAGGTGCCCCGCCGACCCAAGGTCGGCGGGGCACCGCCACATAGAAAGCAAAGACACCCAGCAGCACGCCCGTCGACGAAGCCGGACCACGTCAGGTTTCCGGGGAGCCCGGCCCGCGCAGGGATCAAGCCTGACCGCCCGGAGCGGGTCGGGCTCCCCGGAAACCCCCACGACACGGACCAACAAACCAAGAGATCATCGACAAGTGCTGCTGACCCTCACCACGACCCACCGCCCCGCGACCGACCTCGGCCACCTCCTGGTGAAGCACCCGGACCGCGTACAGACCTTCGATCTGCCCGCCGGTGCCGCGCATGTGTTCTACCCGGAGGCGGACAAGGCGCGCTGCACGGCGGCGCTGCTGGTCGAGATCGATCCGCTCAAGCTGGGCGGCGGCCACCGGAACCGGGCACCGGAGGGCTTCGCGCTCGGGCAGTACGTCAACGACCGTCCGTACGCCGCCTCCAGCCTGCTCTCGTCAGCGCTGTCGAAGGTGTTCCGCTCCGCCCTGCGCGGCGAGTCGCGCGACCGTCCCGAGCTGGCGGCGAGCGCGATCCCGCTGGCCGTACGGGTGCCGGTGCTGCGCTGCCGGGGCGGCGCCGAGCTGGCGGTACGGATCTTCACCCCGCTGGGCTGGACCGTGACTGCGACCCCGATCCCGCTCGACGAGACGTACCCGGAATGGGGCGACAGCCGGTACGTCGACCTGACGCTGACCGGCACGCTGCGGCTCGCGGACGCGCTCAACCACCTGTACGTGCTGCTGCCGGTGCTCGACGACGCCAAGCACTACTGGGTGGCGCCGGACGAGGTGGACAAGCTGCTGCGCGCCGGTGCCGGCTGGCTGGCCGGGCACCCGGAGCGGGGCCTGATCACGCGCCGCTACCTGGCGCACCGCCGCGCGCTCGCGGGCGAGGCGATGGCGCGCCTGACCGAGCTGCGACTTGCCGACGAGCCCTCCGCCGACGACAGCATCGAGCCGTCGACCGGAGAGCCGGCCGAGTCGCCGGGCGGCGGGGCCGGGACGGCGGAGGACGTCCGCCGCGCCTCCCTCGCGGTACGGCGTCGGGAGGCGGTGCTCGCCGCGCTGCGGGACAGCGGCGCGAGCCGGGTGCTGGACCTGGGTTGCGGTGGCGGCGCGCTGCTCACCGCGCTCGTCGCCGACCGGCGGTTCACCGAGGTGGTGGGCGTCGACGTGTCCGACCGGTCGCTGGCCGTGGCGGCCCGGCGGCTGCGGCTGGACCGGCTGCCGGAGCGGCAGCGGGACCGGATCCGGCTGTGGCAGTCCGCGCTGACCTACCGGGACGACCGGCTCCGGGGGTACGACGCGGCGGTGCTGATGGAGGTCGTCGAGCACCTCGACCCGCCGCGCCTGCCGGCGCTGGAGGACGCGGTGTTCGGTCACGCGCGGCCGGGCACGGTGGTGGTGACCACCCCGAACGTCGAGTACAACGTGCGCTACGAGGGGCTCGAGCCGGGCCGGTTCCGGCACGCGGACCACCGGTTCGAGTGGACCCGGGCCGAGTTCGCCGCCTGGGTGGACCGGGTGGCGGCGGCCCACGGCTACACGGCGGTGCTCGGCGGCGTCGGCGACGACGACCCGGAGGTGGGCACGCCGACCCAGATCGCGGTGCTCACCCGCGACGAGCGCGCCGGCCAGCGCGGCCGGGCCGACAACAACGACAGCAACGACAGCACCGACCGGAAGGAGGCGACGAACCGATGACCGTCCTGGACATCCCCGAGCTGGCACTGGTGGCGCTCGTCGGCGTCTCCGGCTCCGGCAAGTCCACGTTCGCCCGGCGGCACTTCGCGCCCAGCCAGGTGCTCTCCTCGGACACGTTCCGCGGCCTGGTGGCCGACGACGAGAACGACCAGTCCGCGTCGGCCGACGCGTTCGACGCGCTGCACCACGTCGCCGCCATCCGGCTGCGCCGGGGACTGCTCACCGTGGTCGACGCGACGAACCTCCAGCCGCACGCCCGCGCCGGGCTGATCCGGGTGGCCCGGGAGCACGACGTGCTGCCGGTGGCGATCGTGCTGGACGTGCCGGAGGCGGTGGCCTGGGAGCGTACGGAGGCGCGCGCCGACCGCACGCACGGTCGCCAGGTGCTCAACCGGATGCGCCGCGACCTGCGGCAGTCGTACGGGCGACTGGCCCGGGAGGGCTTCCGCAAGGTGCACGTGCTGCGCGGCGTGGAGGAGATCGACGCCGCGGAGATCCGCTACGAGAAGCTGTTCAACGACCGGCGTGACCTGACCGGCCCGTTCGACGTGATCGGGGACGTGCACGGCTGCCGTGCCGAACTGGAGGCGCTGCTGTCCCGGCTCGGCTACGTGCTGCGGCACGACGACGCGGGCCGCCCGGTGGACGCGGCGCACCCGTCGGGGCGTACCGCGGTGTTCGTCGGTGACCTGGTGGACCGCGGCCCGGACTCGCCCGGCGTGCTCCGCCTGGTGATGGGCATGGTGGCGGCCGGCCACGCGATCTGCGTGCCTGGTAACCACGAGCAGAAGCTGCTGCGCAAGCTGCGCGGCCGGGACGTCCGGCTGACCCACGGCCTGGCCGAGACGATGGAGCAGCTCGCCGCCGAGTCGCCGGAGTTCGTCGCCGGGGTGGAGACGTTCATCGACGGCCTGGTCAGCCACTTCGTGCTCGACGGCGGCCGGCTGGTGGTGGCGCACGCCGGGCTGAAGGAGGCGTACCACGGGCGGGCGTCCGGCCGGGTGCGGTCGTTCGCGCTCTACGGCGAGACCACCGGCGAGACCGACGAGTACGGCCTGCCGGTGCGCTACCCGTGGGCGCGGGACTACCGGGGCTCGGCGATGGTCGTGTACGGGCACACGCCGACGCCCGAGCCGGAGTGGGTGAACAACACCATCTGCCTGGACACCGGTTGCGTGTTCGGCGGGAAGCTCACCGCGCTGCGCTACCCGGAGAAGGAGCTGGTCGCGGTCCCGGCGGTGAAGGAGTGGTACGCCCCGGCGCGTCCGCTGGTCCCGGTCGCGCCCGCGCGTCCGGACACCGTGCTGGACCTGGCCGACGTGACCGGGCGACGGCACGTCACCCACGCGTACGGTTCGCTCACGGTGCCCGCCGAGAACGCCGCCGCCGCGCTGGAGGTGATGAGCCGGTTCGCGGTCGACCCGGGCCGGCTGGTGTGGCTGCCGCCGACCATGGCGCCCTGCTCCACGTCGACTGTCGAAGGGTTCCTGGAGCACCCGGCCCAAGCCTTCGCCGACTACCGGGCCGCCGGTGTCGACCGGGTGGTCTGCGAGGAGAAGCACATGGGCTCGCGGGCGGTGGTGCTCGTGGAACGCGAGCCGGGCCGGTTCGACGGCGGGGTGGTGCACACCCGTACCGGTAGGCCGTTCTTCGGCCCCCCGCTCGACGGCGAGCTGCTGGCCCGGGTGCGCGCGGCGGTCACCGCCGCCGGTCTCTGGGCCGAGCTGGGCACCGACTGGCTGCTGCTCGACACCGAGCTGCTGCCCTGGTCGGCGAAGGCGGGCGGGCTGATCCGCGAGCAGTACGCCGGGGTCGGCGCGGCCGGGCGGGCCGCGTTGCCGGCGGTGCTCGGGGCGCTGGACACGGCCGCCGGGCGCGGGCTGCCGGTGGCCGGGCTGCGCGACCGGATGGCCGGGCGGGCCGCCGAGGTCACCGCCTACTCGGCGGCCTACCGGGCGTACGTCCGGCCGACCGACGGGCTGCGCGGGGTGACGCTGGCGCCGTTCGCGGTGCTGGCGGGGGCCGGGGCGAGCTACGCCGACCGGGACCACGGCTGGCACCTGGCGCTGGCCGACCGGCTCTGCGCCGCCGACCCGGAGTTCTTCACCCCGACCCGGCGGCGGGAGGTGGACCTGGCCGACGAGGCGGCGGTGGCGGACGCGACGCAGTGGTGGCTGACGCTCACCGCGGCCGGCGGCGAGGGCATGGTGGTCAAGCCGTACGCGGGCCTGGCCGCCCGGACGCCGAAGGGCTCGCTGCTCCAGCCGGGAATCAAGTGCCGGGGCCGGGGAGTACCTGCGGATCATCTACGGTCCCGGGTACACCGAGGCGGCGCAGCTCGCCGCGTTGCGCCGCCGGTCGCTGGGCCGCAAGCGCGGGCTCGCCCTGCGCGAGCACGGTCTGGGCCTGGCCGCCCTGGACGCACTGGCCGAGGACGCCCCGCTCTGGCGCCGCCACGAGCTGGTGTTCGCGATCCTCGCCTGCGAGTCCGAGCCGGTCGATCCCCGCCTCTGACGACCATGCCCGGTCCGGCCGAAATGCCGGACCGGGCCGGGGTACCCTGTGTGGCCGTGGACACAGCAGAGAAGACCCGGATGTTCTCCGAGAGCGTGGCGTTGAACCCGCT from the Micromonospora sp. WMMA1947 genome contains:
- a CDS encoding SigE family RNA polymerase sigma factor; translated protein: MTYEEFADARLGALLRYAVMLTGDPHQAQDLVQETMVRVQLHWRRVARSDVPERYVRRMLTNQFIDWRRGSWARRVLLRGEVDDSVPAAADHAQSTVDRDQIRSWLSRLPRRQRAALVLRYYEDLPDGEIAEILGCAVGTVRSSISRALATLRAELVEVC
- a CDS encoding 3' terminal RNA ribose 2'-O-methyltransferase Hen1 encodes the protein MLLTLTTTHRPATDLGHLLVKHPDRVQTFDLPAGAAHVFYPEADKARCTAALLVEIDPLKLGGGHRNRAPEGFALGQYVNDRPYAASSLLSSALSKVFRSALRGESRDRPELAASAIPLAVRVPVLRCRGGAELAVRIFTPLGWTVTATPIPLDETYPEWGDSRYVDLTLTGTLRLADALNHLYVLLPVLDDAKHYWVAPDEVDKLLRAGAGWLAGHPERGLITRRYLAHRRALAGEAMARLTELRLADEPSADDSIEPSTGEPAESPGGGAGTAEDVRRASLAVRRREAVLAALRDSGASRVLDLGCGGGALLTALVADRRFTEVVGVDVSDRSLAVAARRLRLDRLPERQRDRIRLWQSALTYRDDRLRGYDAAVLMEVVEHLDPPRLPALEDAVFGHARPGTVVVTTPNVEYNVRYEGLEPGRFRHADHRFEWTRAEFAAWVDRVAAAHGYTAVLGGVGDDDPEVGTPTQIAVLTRDERAGQRGRADNNDSNDSTDRKEATNR
- a CDS encoding phage holin family protein, with the translated sequence MGFLIRLAITAVALWIATLIVPGVEVSGRNTGNNVLTLIVVALVFGVVNAVLKPLIKVFGCVFYLLTLGLFALVVNALLFMLTDWIAGVLKLPFHVDGFWAAFWGAIVVAVVSWLISVVVPDRLENR
- a CDS encoding LPXTG cell wall anchor domain-containing protein, producing the protein MLSNSSRRWLAGLGVAGAFVAASATPGYAADSEVKLGVFFGDTTIATDSDGKIESSTVHSSAPVVLHDVTVRYELTGLAGKVTVGKDEDTSADCTSPSANVLVCTLPWEVEVDEWGHGGLFPVQIKATDKAADGDAGTIKVTLSANGFDGVSHEAKVRVGEGVDLAAGPETTVSAAPGKSFTAPLKVTNVGETTAKGAAVIFYNDYGLNSTKHYSNCTYVGDELRTCRFDEELPAGGTFGATLPYALGADTMAPGSRYGEIIWMTPNEFEDFEGYLGNYDVTIGEPGTDGKLTLAEAAGKAAARGFQADPRPENNGTYLEVKVTGNNSTDLEALGAAVTGKAGATVKAAIGLRNNGPATLDYSRSGSSVTYLTFDVPKGTTTTAVPENCAPVKGDEWGEPGQPGGRHYRCYFGSQLKVGETVTLDFGLKIDKVIANDTGLVKINVPCECDGGFYRDVKPANDTAKVVVNAAAGGGDGGQGGGDGGTLPITGSSTGLIAGIGALLLGAGAVGYVLTRRRRTRFVA
- a CDS encoding LCP family protein gives rise to the protein MIEDELRAAFARLEESTPPVGPVRAAVDRAVVMRRRRRRRVRLAGTALAVAAVALVGFTAMAPRPPAPTAAPLHATPEPEPGGALNVLLLGVDQDAGSRRADSILLVHVPADRSRLYLVSLPRDLLVPIPARGGSEQLNATFSRAPGAGTDLAAGYRTTRQAVARLTGVRVDAGAVLTYPGARELTDAVGGVPVCLPEPVRSVHTERRFPAGCQRLGGAAAVDLLRQRYGLRDGGLDRDRNAARYAAGLLHQLREQGTATDPAQLGRLLLRVGSAVTVDTGDLSLPALVGATSRAGGAEPVALSLPVRIAEEKGHGFEPDPALSPGFLDALRADRLAEWAAAHPARATALR
- the fbaA gene encoding class II fructose-bisphosphate aldolase; protein product: MPIASPEAYAEMLDRAKAGRYAYPAINVTSSQTLNAALKGFADAESDGIIQVSTGGAEYLSGPSVKDMVTGAVAFAAYAHEVAKKYPVNIALHTDHCPKDKLDKFVRPLMAISQERVKAGQEPLFQSHMWDGSAVPVAENLEIAEQLLAEAAKGKIVLEIEVGVVGGEEDGVENAINDKLYTTVEDGLAMVDALGLGEKGRYMAALTFGNVHGVYKPGNVKLRPSVLHDIQVAVGAKYGKDKPLSLVFHGGSGSLLSEIREALDYGVVKMNIDTDTQYTFTRPVADHMFRNYDGVLKVDGEVGNKKMYDPRVWGKAAEAGMAARVVEACEHLRSTGTTMK
- a CDS encoding DUF3151 domain-containing protein; this translates as MQNLLPEPPATLLPAHEEADAALAAAAEQGTDEAYAEVAARFPTHSAAWAALAGRSLAAGQVVAAYAYARTGYHRGLDQLRRSGWKGHGPVPWSHKPNRGFLRCLYVLSRAAGEIGEADEAARCAQFLRDCDPAAGDALSGD